One window from the genome of Streptococcus salivarius encodes:
- a CDS encoding class A sortase, whose protein sequence is MSKDKQNNVTKKRRKWLDILRWVLIVVLLVVGLALIFNKSIRNTVIAWNTNKYQVSKVSKKTIEKNKEAKTSFDFDTVKSISTESVLQAQMDAQELPVVGGIAIPEVGINLPIFKGLGNTELTYGAGTMKEDQVMGGENNYSLASHHVFGIAGASDMLFSPLDKAKEGMKIYLTDKNKVYTYVISEVKVVQPTEVAVVDDTPGKSEVTLVTCTDAEATQRTIVKGELKSQVDFDKASSDIIEAFNKSYNQFQS, encoded by the coding sequence ATGAGCAAAGATAAGCAAAATAACGTAACAAAAAAACGCCGTAAGTGGCTTGATATTCTTCGCTGGGTGTTGATTGTTGTTCTCTTGGTTGTTGGTTTAGCCTTGATTTTCAATAAGTCTATTCGAAACACAGTGATTGCTTGGAATACAAATAAGTATCAAGTGAGCAAGGTTTCTAAAAAGACTATTGAGAAAAACAAGGAAGCTAAGACTAGCTTTGACTTTGATACCGTTAAATCAATTAGTACAGAGTCTGTCTTGCAGGCACAGATGGATGCTCAAGAGCTTCCTGTCGTTGGTGGTATTGCTATTCCAGAGGTAGGTATCAATCTCCCTATTTTCAAAGGACTTGGCAATACAGAGTTGACTTACGGTGCAGGAACGATGAAAGAAGATCAAGTCATGGGTGGTGAAAACAACTATTCACTAGCTAGCCACCACGTCTTTGGTATTGCCGGTGCATCTGATATGCTATTTTCACCGCTAGATAAGGCTAAGGAAGGTATGAAGATTTATCTTACGGATAAAAATAAAGTCTATACTTATGTTATTAGTGAGGTGAAGGTGGTCCAACCAACTGAAGTAGCAGTAGTTGATGATACACCTGGCAAGTCTGAAGTTACCCTTGTAACTTGTACGGATGCCGAAGCAACTCAGCGTACAATCGTCAAAGGGGAATTGAAATCACAGGTAGATTTTGACAAGGCAAGTTCAGATATTATTGAAGCCTTTAATAAGTCATACAATCAATTTCAAAGTTAA
- the gyrA gene encoding DNA gyrase subunit A, with protein MQDNNLIDVNLTSEMKTSFIDYAMSVIVSRALPDVRDGLKPVQRRILYGMNELGVTPDKPHKKSARITGDVMGKYHPHGDSSIYEAMVRMAQWWSYRYMLVDGHGNFGSMDGDGAAAQRYTEARMSKIVLEMLRDLNKNTVDFQDNYDGSEREPIVLPSRIPNLLVNGATGIAVGMATNIPPHNLAETIDAVKLMMDNPEVTTRELMEVLPGPDFPTGGLVMGKSGIHRAYETGKGSIVLRSRTEIETTKSGRERIVVTEFPYMVNKTKVHEHIVRLAQEKRIEGITAVRDESSREGVRFVIEVRRDASANVILNNLFKLTQLQTNFSFNMLAIEKGVPKILSLRQILADYIAHQQEVVVRRTQFDKDKAEARAHILEGLLIALDHLDEVITIIRNSQTDAEAQAELMARFELTERQSQAILDMRLRRLTGLERDKIQNEYNDLLALIADLADILAKPERVIAIIKEELDESKRKFADARRTELMVGEVISLEDEDLIEEEDVVITLSNKGYIKRLAQDEFRSQKRGGRGVQGTGVNDDDFVRDIVSTSTHDHLYFMTNKGRVYRLKGYEIPEYGRTAKGLPIVNLLKLDDGETIQTVINAKSDEASENNHLVFVTRQGLVKRTKEAEFKNIRQNGLIALKLREGDELINVFLTTGNEEIVIGTKFGYSVRFKEDTIRSMSRMAAGVKGVTLRDGDQVVGAAAITEDQEVLIITEKGYGKRTSATEYPTKGRGGKGIKTANITEKNGNLAGIVTVSGDEDIMVITDTGVIIRTAVANISQTGRATQGVKVMRLDDSARIVTFALVEPEEVEQASEDQESGDN; from the coding sequence GTGCAAGATAATAATTTAATTGACGTTAATTTGACGTCTGAGATGAAGACGAGCTTTATCGATTATGCCATGAGTGTTATCGTGTCTCGTGCTCTCCCAGATGTTCGTGACGGTTTAAAACCTGTACAACGTCGTATTCTATATGGAATGAATGAGCTTGGGGTGACACCTGATAAGCCACATAAAAAATCTGCCCGTATTACCGGGGATGTCATGGGTAAATATCACCCACACGGAGACTCATCTATCTATGAAGCCATGGTTCGTATGGCGCAATGGTGGAGCTACCGTTACATGTTGGTTGACGGTCACGGGAACTTTGGTTCTATGGATGGTGATGGGGCTGCCGCTCAGCGTTATACTGAGGCGCGTATGTCTAAAATCGTCTTGGAAATGCTTCGTGATCTCAATAAGAATACCGTTGATTTTCAAGATAACTATGATGGATCAGAACGTGAGCCAATCGTTCTTCCGTCACGTATTCCAAACCTTCTTGTCAATGGTGCGACAGGGATTGCCGTTGGTATGGCGACTAACATCCCACCACACAATTTGGCTGAAACGATTGATGCTGTCAAATTGATGATGGATAATCCTGAAGTCACAACACGTGAACTGATGGAAGTTCTTCCTGGACCAGACTTTCCAACTGGTGGCTTGGTCATGGGGAAATCTGGTATTCACCGTGCTTATGAAACTGGTAAGGGTTCTATTGTACTTCGTTCGCGTACTGAAATTGAAACAACTAAATCAGGTCGTGAGCGTATTGTTGTCACTGAGTTTCCTTACATGGTCAATAAGACCAAGGTTCATGAACATATCGTTCGTTTAGCTCAAGAAAAACGTATTGAGGGGATTACAGCAGTCCGTGACGAGTCTTCTCGTGAAGGCGTACGCTTTGTCATCGAAGTGCGTCGTGATGCTTCTGCCAATGTTATCTTGAACAATTTGTTCAAATTAACGCAACTTCAGACTAACTTCAGCTTCAACATGTTGGCCATTGAAAAGGGTGTTCCTAAAATCCTTTCTTTGCGTCAAATCTTGGCTGACTATATTGCTCACCAGCAAGAAGTTGTGGTTCGTCGTACACAGTTTGACAAGGATAAGGCTGAGGCACGTGCCCACATTTTAGAAGGTTTGTTGATTGCCCTTGATCATTTGGATGAAGTGATTACAATTATCCGTAATAGTCAAACTGATGCTGAGGCTCAAGCTGAGTTGATGGCTCGCTTCGAACTCACGGAACGACAAAGTCAAGCTATTCTTGATATGCGTTTGCGTCGTTTGACAGGTTTGGAACGTGATAAGATTCAAAATGAGTACAATGATCTCTTGGCTCTGATTGCTGATTTAGCTGATATTTTGGCAAAACCAGAACGAGTCATTGCTATCATCAAGGAAGAATTGGACGAAAGCAAGCGTAAATTTGCAGATGCTCGCCGCACAGAGCTTATGGTTGGAGAGGTCATTTCTCTTGAAGATGAAGACCTCATCGAGGAAGAAGATGTTGTTATCACTCTCTCAAATAAAGGGTATATTAAACGTTTAGCCCAAGACGAGTTCCGTTCACAAAAACGTGGTGGTCGCGGTGTCCAAGGTACTGGTGTTAACGATGATGACTTTGTTCGTGATATTGTCTCAACAAGCACTCATGATCACCTTTACTTCATGACTAATAAGGGGCGTGTATACCGTCTTAAGGGGTATGAAATCCCAGAATACGGTCGCACAGCCAAAGGCTTACCTATTGTCAATCTCTTGAAGTTGGACGATGGTGAGACCATTCAAACAGTCATTAATGCCAAGAGTGATGAAGCTTCTGAAAATAATCACCTTGTCTTTGTAACTCGTCAAGGTCTAGTTAAACGTACAAAAGAAGCGGAATTTAAGAACATTCGTCAAAATGGGTTGATTGCCTTGAAACTTAGAGAAGGTGACGAGCTAATCAATGTCTTCTTGACTACTGGTAATGAAGAAATTGTCATTGGTACTAAATTTGGTTACAGTGTACGCTTCAAAGAAGACACTATTCGAAGCATGAGTCGTATGGCTGCCGGTGTTAAAGGGGTAACTCTTCGTGATGGTGACCAAGTTGTTGGTGCAGCTGCCATTACAGAAGACCAAGAAGTCTTGATTATCACTGAAAAGGGTTACGGTAAGCGTACCTCAGCTACTGAATACCCAACGAAGGGTCGTGGTGGTAAAGGTATCAAGACTGCCAATATCACAGAGAAGAATGGTAACCTAGCAGGTATTGTAACAGTGTCTGGCGATGAGGATATCATGGTCATCACCGATACAGGTGTTATCATCCGTACTGCTGTTGCTAATATTTCACAAACTGGTCGTGCCACTCAAGGGGTTAAGGTCATGCGCTTGGATGACTCTGCTCGTATTGTAACCTTTGCTTTAGTTGAGCCAGAAGAAGTTGAACAAGCTTCCGAAGATCAAGAAAGTGGTGACAACTAA
- a CDS encoding L-lactate dehydrogenase: MTATKQHKKVILVGDGAVGSSYAFALVNQGIAQELGIIEIPQLFEKAVGDALDLSHALAFTSPKKIYAAKYEDCADADLVVITAGAPQKPGETRLDLVGKNLAINKSIVTQVVESGFNGIFLVAANPVDVLTYSTWKFSGFPKERVIGSGTSLDSARFRQALAEKLGVDARSVHAYIMGEHGDSEFAVWSHANIAGVNLEEFLKDTQNVQESELVELFEGVRDAAYTIINKKGATYYGIAVALARITKAILDDENAVLPLSVFQEGQYGVSNVFIGQPAIVGAHGIVRPVNIPLNDAEQQKMKASADELQAIIDEAWKNPEFQEASKN, encoded by the coding sequence ATGACTGCAACTAAACAACACAAAAAAGTCATCCTCGTTGGTGACGGTGCCGTAGGTTCATCTTACGCTTTCGCACTTGTAAACCAAGGTATCGCTCAAGAACTTGGTATCATCGAAATTCCACAATTGTTCGAAAAAGCTGTTGGTGATGCGCTTGACCTTAGCCACGCGCTTGCTTTCACTTCACCTAAAAAAATCTACGCAGCTAAATACGAAGACTGTGCGGATGCTGACCTTGTAGTTATCACTGCTGGTGCTCCACAAAAACCAGGTGAAACTCGTCTTGATCTTGTTGGTAAAAACCTTGCTATCAACAAATCTATCGTTACTCAAGTTGTTGAATCAGGCTTCAATGGAATCTTCCTTGTAGCAGCTAACCCAGTTGACGTATTGACCTACTCAACATGGAAATTCTCAGGATTCCCTAAAGAACGCGTTATCGGTTCAGGTACTTCACTTGACTCAGCTCGTTTCCGTCAAGCACTTGCTGAAAAACTTGGCGTTGATGCTCGTTCAGTTCACGCCTACATCATGGGTGAACACGGTGACTCAGAATTTGCCGTTTGGTCACACGCTAACATCGCCGGTGTAAACCTTGAAGAATTCCTTAAAGACACTCAAAACGTTCAAGAATCTGAATTGGTTGAATTGTTCGAAGGTGTTCGTGATGCCGCTTACACAATCATCAACAAAAAAGGTGCTACTTACTATGGTATCGCCGTTGCCCTTGCTCGTATCACTAAAGCTATTCTTGACGATGAAAATGCAGTACTTCCATTGTCTGTATTCCAAGAAGGTCAATATGGTGTAAGCAACGTCTTTATCGGTCAACCTGCAATCGTAGGTGCACACGGTATCGTACGTCCAGTTAACATCCCATTGAACGATGCTGAACAACAAAAAATGAAAGCTTCTGCTGACGAATTGCAAGCTATCATTGATGAAGCATGGAAAAACCCTGAATTCCAAGAAGCTTCAAAAAACTAA
- the nox gene encoding H2O-forming NADH oxidase — protein MSKIVVVGANHAGTFSINTILDNYGDQNEVVVFDQNSNISFLGCGMALWIGNQISGSDGLFYANKEGLESKGAKVYMNSPVESIDFDGKTVTALVDGKEHVESYDKLILATGSQPILPPIEGAEIKEGSRTFEATLENLQFVKLFQNAQEVIDKLNDKSQDIKRVAVVGAGYIGVELAEAFQRHGKEVILIDVVDTCLAGYYDHDLTDLMAKNMESHGIKLAFGETVKAVEGETKVERIVTDKNAYDVDMVVLAVGFRPNTALGAGKLETFRNGAYLVNKKQETSIKDVYAVGDCATVYDNALDDVNYIALASNAVRSGIVGGHNAGGGDVESNGVQGSNGISIYGLNMVSTGLTEEKAKRFGFNPAVVSSTDLQKAAFMEDENADVTIKIVYDKDTRKVLGAQMVSRMDISMGIHMFSLAIQEGVTIDRLQLLDLFFLPHFNQPLSYIAKAAISAK, from the coding sequence ATGTCAAAAATCGTAGTTGTTGGTGCTAACCACGCTGGTACTTTTAGTATTAATACTATTCTCGATAATTACGGAGACCAAAATGAAGTAGTTGTTTTCGACCAAAACTCTAACATTTCATTCTTGGGTTGTGGTATGGCCCTTTGGATCGGTAATCAAATCTCAGGTTCTGATGGTCTTTTCTATGCCAACAAAGAAGGACTTGAAAGCAAGGGCGCTAAAGTTTATATGAACTCACCAGTTGAGTCTATTGACTTTGATGGTAAAACTGTTACAGCCCTCGTAGATGGTAAAGAGCATGTTGAATCATATGACAAATTGATTTTGGCAACAGGTTCTCAACCAATCTTGCCTCCAATCGAAGGTGCCGAAATTAAAGAAGGTAGCCGTACTTTCGAAGCTACGCTTGAAAACCTTCAATTCGTTAAACTTTTCCAAAACGCTCAAGAAGTTATTGATAAATTGAACGACAAATCTCAAGATATCAAACGTGTGGCGGTTGTAGGTGCTGGTTACATTGGTGTTGAATTGGCTGAAGCTTTCCAACGTCATGGAAAAGAAGTTATCCTTATCGACGTTGTTGATACATGTTTGGCAGGTTATTACGACCATGACCTGACTGACCTTATGGCTAAAAATATGGAAAGCCACGGTATTAAATTGGCATTTGGTGAAACTGTTAAAGCAGTAGAAGGTGAAACTAAGGTAGAACGCATCGTTACAGATAAAAATGCTTACGATGTCGATATGGTTGTTCTTGCTGTTGGTTTCCGTCCTAACACAGCTCTCGGTGCTGGTAAGTTGGAAACATTCCGTAATGGCGCTTACCTTGTTAATAAGAAACAAGAAACATCAATCAAAGATGTTTATGCAGTTGGTGACTGTGCTACTGTTTATGACAATGCCCTTGATGATGTGAACTACATTGCCTTGGCTTCAAACGCTGTTCGTTCAGGTATTGTCGGTGGTCATAATGCCGGTGGTGGAGATGTTGAATCAAACGGTGTTCAAGGATCAAATGGTATCTCAATCTATGGTTTGAACATGGTATCAACTGGTTTGACAGAAGAAAAAGCAAAACGCTTTGGTTTCAATCCAGCAGTAGTATCTTCAACAGATCTTCAAAAAGCTGCCTTTATGGAAGATGAAAATGCAGACGTTACAATCAAGATCGTCTATGACAAAGATACACGCAAAGTTCTTGGTGCTCAAATGGTATCACGCATGGACATCTCTATGGGAATCCACATGTTCTCATTGGCTATCCAAGAAGGTGTAACTATTGACCGTCTTCAATTGCTTGATTTGTTCTTCTTGCCACACTTTAACCAACCGCTTAGCTATATTGCTAAAGCAGCTATCTCAGCCAAATAA
- a CDS encoding ABC-F family ATP-binding cassette domain-containing protein has translation MSILEVKNLSHGFGDRAIFENVSFRLLKGEHIGLVGANGEGKSTFMSIVTGKLQPDEGKVEWSKYVTAGYLDQHAVLEKGMTVRDVLRTAFDELFKTEERINEIYMSMADEGADVDALMEEVGELQDRLETRDFYTLDAKIDEVARALGVMDFGMDTDVTDLSGGQRTKILLAKLLLEKPDILLLDEPTNYLDAEHIAWLKRYLQEYENAFVLISHDIPFLNDVINIVYHVENQDLVRYAGDYDNFQSVYAMKKAQLEAAYERQQKEIADLQDFVNRNKARVATRNMAMSRQKKLDKMEIIELQVEKPKPEFHFKESRTPGRFIFQTKDLVIGYDRPLTKAPLNLTFERNQKVAIVGANGIGKTTLLKSLLGIIQPLEGEVETGDFIDLGYFEQEAEGSRQTPLEAVWDAFPALNQAEVRAALAKCGLTSKHIESQIQVLSGGEQAKVRFCLLMNRENNVLVLDEPTNHLDVDAKDELKRALQDFKGSVLMVCHEPEFYEGWTDVWDFNELV, from the coding sequence ATGTCTATTTTAGAAGTCAAAAATCTTAGTCACGGATTTGGTGACCGTGCTATTTTTGAAAATGTCTCATTCCGTTTGCTCAAAGGTGAGCATATCGGTCTTGTCGGTGCTAACGGTGAAGGGAAATCAACCTTCATGTCTATCGTTACTGGAAAATTGCAGCCAGATGAAGGTAAGGTAGAGTGGTCTAAGTACGTTACAGCGGGTTACTTGGATCAGCATGCTGTTCTTGAAAAGGGGATGACCGTTCGTGATGTCCTTCGTACGGCTTTTGATGAGCTCTTTAAAACTGAAGAACGCATCAACGAGATTTACATGTCTATGGCTGACGAAGGAGCCGACGTTGATGCTCTGATGGAAGAAGTAGGTGAGCTTCAGGATCGTTTGGAAACGCGTGATTTCTATACACTAGATGCTAAGATTGATGAGGTTGCCCGTGCACTAGGTGTCATGGATTTTGGCATGGATACAGATGTAACGGACCTTTCAGGTGGTCAACGTACCAAGATTCTCTTGGCTAAGTTATTGCTTGAAAAACCAGATATCTTGCTTCTTGATGAGCCTACCAACTATTTGGATGCTGAACATATTGCCTGGCTTAAACGCTATCTTCAAGAATATGAAAATGCCTTTGTCCTCATTTCGCACGATATTCCGTTCCTAAACGATGTGATTAACATTGTCTACCATGTTGAAAATCAAGATCTGGTTCGCTATGCAGGTGATTATGACAATTTCCAATCTGTCTATGCAATGAAGAAAGCTCAATTGGAAGCAGCCTATGAACGTCAGCAAAAGGAAATTGCAGACCTTCAAGATTTTGTTAACCGTAACAAGGCGCGTGTTGCTACTCGAAATATGGCCATGTCTCGTCAGAAGAAATTGGATAAGATGGAAATTATCGAGTTGCAGGTAGAGAAGCCGAAACCAGAATTCCATTTCAAGGAAAGTCGTACACCTGGACGCTTTATTTTCCAAACCAAAGATCTTGTTATTGGTTACGACCGTCCGTTGACCAAGGCTCCATTGAATCTTACATTCGAACGTAATCAAAAGGTAGCTATTGTCGGTGCCAATGGTATCGGTAAGACCACTTTGCTTAAGAGCCTGCTTGGTATTATTCAACCACTCGAAGGAGAAGTTGAAACAGGTGATTTTATTGATCTAGGTTATTTTGAACAAGAAGCAGAAGGGTCACGTCAGACACCTCTTGAAGCAGTTTGGGACGCTTTCCCAGCTCTAAATCAAGCTGAGGTTCGTGCAGCTCTAGCCAAATGCGGATTAACCTCTAAGCATATTGAAAGTCAAATTCAGGTGCTTTCAGGTGGAGAACAGGCTAAGGTTCGTTTCTGTCTCCTTATGAATCGTGAAAATAATGTCCTTGTTCTGGACGAACCGACTAATCACTTGGATGTTGACGCTAAGGATGAATTGAAGCGTGCCCTTCAGGACTTTAAAGGTAGTGTCCTTATGGTATGTCACGAACCCGAATTTTATGAAGGTTGGACAGATGTTTGGGATTTTAATGAGTTAGTATAG
- a CDS encoding ECF transporter S component: protein MKSDKTRELVILSLYAALIIVSVQFIRIPFGPQFVHLGNALVVIAVLIFGARKGALVATVGLGLFDIINGYAAEVWITILESLIVCLVLYLVFEKLLKSNDKMANIILIGVIAAVTKIILNFIKYTIINSIVATLPVNAAMVLALTKIGGTFGTSVVTIIAVPLLYPVFKRILQRN, encoded by the coding sequence ATGAAAAGTGATAAAACACGTGAATTAGTTATCCTAAGTTTGTATGCAGCTTTAATTATTGTGAGTGTGCAGTTTATTCGTATTCCTTTTGGACCTCAATTTGTCCATTTGGGAAATGCCCTAGTTGTGATTGCTGTCTTGATTTTTGGAGCCAGAAAAGGTGCGCTAGTCGCAACAGTAGGGTTAGGGCTATTTGATATTATCAATGGTTATGCTGCCGAGGTCTGGATTACTATTTTAGAATCCTTGATTGTCTGTCTGGTGCTCTATCTTGTTTTTGAAAAGCTACTAAAATCAAATGACAAAATGGCTAATATCATACTCATTGGAGTCATAGCTGCAGTAACCAAAATTATTTTGAATTTTATTAAGTATACGATTATCAATAGTATCGTTGCGACTCTACCAGTAAATGCTGCCATGGTATTGGCACTTACTAAAATAGGGGGAACCTTTGGAACATCAGTAGTGACTATTATTGCAGTTCCCCTCCTATATCCTGTCTTTAAACGTATTTTACAGAGAAACTAA
- a CDS encoding pyridoxamine kinase produces MTKVIVANDLVGLGKVALTSSLPIMSACQTEVLPLPTVLLSSHTGDFNNIYVRDLTVDLKGFCKQWEHLDFKVDGLVSGYFKSEEELKLVGQLARDKEIPLFVDPIMGDNGRLYQGFDRNFVEAMKDFCQQADVIIPNLTEAALLTDTPYLEAGSYDKVTVEKLLRDLTKLGPRKVIVTGISFETEKMGLAYFDKETNETAYLMRKSYQSHFYGSGDLLTAILSAGYFYNLDLLKVCDLALDVMDRVLSSTLSDGRPLKYGLCYEPHIGLLFSGFNALLEEKNEK; encoded by the coding sequence ATGACTAAAGTAATTGTTGCCAATGACCTCGTTGGTCTAGGTAAGGTTGCTTTGACTAGTAGCCTCCCTATCATGTCAGCCTGTCAAACTGAAGTTCTTCCCTTGCCGACGGTTCTTTTATCTTCGCATACAGGCGACTTTAATAATATTTATGTACGGGACCTTACAGTTGACCTAAAAGGGTTTTGTAAGCAGTGGGAGCACTTGGATTTTAAAGTAGATGGCCTTGTGAGTGGTTATTTTAAGTCAGAAGAAGAACTAAAACTTGTAGGTCAATTAGCTCGCGATAAAGAGATACCTCTATTTGTTGACCCTATTATGGGTGACAATGGCCGTCTCTATCAAGGTTTTGATAGAAACTTTGTAGAAGCCATGAAAGATTTCTGTCAACAAGCAGATGTCATCATTCCCAATCTGACAGAAGCTGCCTTATTGACGGATACTCCATATCTTGAAGCAGGTTCCTATGATAAAGTCACTGTTGAAAAGCTTTTGAGAGATTTGACCAAGCTTGGCCCCCGAAAAGTTATTGTGACAGGTATCTCTTTTGAGACAGAAAAAATGGGTTTGGCTTATTTTGATAAAGAGACTAATGAAACGGCTTATCTTATGAGGAAAAGTTATCAATCTCATTTTTATGGTAGTGGAGATTTACTAACGGCAATCTTATCAGCTGGTTACTTTTATAACCTAGATTTATTAAAGGTTTGTGATTTGGCCTTGGATGTCATGGATCGAGTTCTTTCATCAACACTGTCCGATGGTCGTCCTTTAAAATACGGCCTATGCTATGAGCCTCATATTGGTTTATTATTTAGTGGTTTTAATGCCCTATTGGAGGAGAAAAATGAAAAGTGA
- a CDS encoding ECF transporter S component has product MSAKRLTISAFFMALVIILSSSLLSIPVPGGHFYFNGIVIFLVGLIFPPTEAVIIAGVGSFIGDFLFYPLPMWVTLVTHSLQVLAIALIVGGRLGELSKSRASLGLLLGAIIDLVGYGLGRAFIYGTPAYAIMKIPFDLVAAILGLGVAYYIYFHTSFVKQFKKTWEGK; this is encoded by the coding sequence ATGTCAGCAAAACGTTTAACCATTTCTGCATTTTTCATGGCACTTGTCATTATTTTGAGTTCAAGTCTCTTATCTATTCCTGTGCCAGGAGGTCATTTCTATTTTAACGGGATTGTTATTTTCCTAGTTGGTTTAATTTTCCCACCTACAGAAGCAGTTATTATTGCGGGAGTAGGTTCCTTTATTGGAGATTTTCTTTTTTACCCTCTTCCTATGTGGGTAACTCTAGTAACACACAGCCTTCAAGTTCTTGCTATTGCACTCATTGTTGGAGGGCGTTTAGGAGAATTGAGCAAATCTAGGGCATCTTTAGGTCTCTTGCTTGGGGCTATTATTGATCTAGTAGGTTATGGCTTAGGAAGAGCCTTTATCTATGGTACGCCAGCTTATGCTATTATGAAGATTCCATTTGACCTTGTAGCTGCTATTCTTGGTTTAGGAGTGGCCTATTACATTTATTTCCACACAAGCTTTGTTAAACAGTTTAAAAAGACTTGGGAAGGGAAATAG
- a CDS encoding DUF5067 domain-containing protein — MTFKKILGLLALACLTIIGLSACTPEKEPTWTYDKNKMLFTGQDASVQVLSATKIESPEGQKAVRVHYKLSNSSKETMNAYTLLMKVVLDVKQEKEEVKVATIVFSKDDDRDKIANKTTIAPKEVKEIVVDYAVADFDHDLNIDFSDYGTEANATAKLSLQNLEKAPVKYFDKKAQ, encoded by the coding sequence ATGACTTTTAAGAAAATCTTAGGACTTCTCGCTCTTGCATGCTTGACTATTATCGGTTTGTCAGCTTGTACACCCGAGAAAGAGCCTACTTGGACCTACGATAAAAACAAAATGCTATTTACAGGACAAGATGCAAGTGTACAAGTTCTTTCTGCAACTAAAATCGAATCACCAGAAGGTCAAAAAGCTGTACGAGTTCACTATAAACTTAGCAACTCAAGTAAAGAAACCATGAATGCTTACACTCTTTTGATGAAGGTAGTCCTTGATGTGAAACAAGAGAAGGAAGAAGTGAAGGTGGCAACAATAGTCTTTTCTAAAGATGATGATCGAGATAAGATTGCAAATAAAACCACGATTGCTCCTAAGGAAGTTAAAGAAATCGTTGTTGACTATGCCGTTGCGGATTTTGATCATGATCTTAACATTGATTTCTCTGATTACGGTACTGAGGCAAACGCGACAGCCAAGCTTTCCCTACAAAATCTTGAAAAGGCACCTGTCAAATATTTTGATAAAAAAGCTCAATAA